In the genome of Acetobacter oryzifermentans, one region contains:
- the hisB gene encoding imidazoleglycerol-phosphate dehydratase HisB — translation MKASRQATIHRVTSETDIAITLDLDGSGQADIQTGLGFFDHMLTALAKHALFDLKVTVKGDLYIDGHHSVEDTGIAIGMALKQALGDKRGVRRFGHALVPLDEALCEAVVDLSGRPFLAFDATFTRDRIGDLDTELVEEFFRAFAMSAMLTLHLTEKAGKNCHHIAEAAFKALARALRMAVEPDPRAQGSIPSTKGVL, via the coding sequence ATGAAAGCATCGCGCCAAGCCACCATCCATCGCGTTACAAGCGAAACCGATATCGCCATCACCCTTGATCTGGATGGATCCGGGCAGGCCGATATTCAGACCGGACTCGGTTTTTTCGATCATATGCTCACGGCATTAGCCAAACATGCCCTGTTCGATCTGAAAGTAACCGTAAAAGGTGACCTCTATATTGATGGTCATCATAGCGTTGAAGATACAGGCATTGCCATTGGCATGGCCCTAAAACAAGCTTTGGGGGACAAGCGTGGCGTGCGCCGTTTTGGCCATGCCCTTGTACCGTTGGATGAAGCTTTGTGCGAAGCTGTGGTTGACCTTTCCGGTCGGCCCTTTCTGGCATTTGATGCCACGTTTACGCGTGACCGCATTGGGGATCTGGACACCGAACTGGTGGAAGAATTTTTCCGAGCCTTTGCCATGTCCGCCATGCTCACACTGCACCTGACAGAAAAAGCTGGTAAAAATTGCCACCATATTGCCGAGGCCGCGTTCAAGGCACTTGCACGTGCATTGCGTATGGCTGTGGAACCAGACCCACGGGCGCAAGGCAGCATTCCTTCCACCAAAGGCGTGCTATAA
- the hisH gene encoding imidazole glycerol phosphate synthase subunit HisH, whose product MTQPLSIAVVDYEGGNLASAARAALRAAELSGIAADVVITNEPAAVLQADRIILPGQGAFADCARGLEAIPGLKDSILNATANGTPFLGICVGMQLMAERGREHGVTEGFGWIPGEITLMEATGLRLPQMGWNELELHTQHPLTQGLGKAPHGYFVHSYALQNTAADVLLATTDYGGNVPAIVCKGNVAGTQFHVEKSQTVGLKILANFLRWDPKAPV is encoded by the coding sequence ATGACCCAGCCTCTTTCCATCGCCGTTGTTGATTATGAAGGCGGCAATCTGGCGTCCGCTGCCCGTGCAGCCCTTCGGGCTGCTGAGCTTTCGGGAATTGCAGCCGATGTTGTTATCACCAACGAACCTGCGGCTGTCCTGCAAGCAGACCGTATCATCCTACCCGGGCAAGGCGCGTTTGCAGATTGCGCCCGTGGGCTGGAAGCTATCCCCGGCCTGAAAGATTCTATTCTGAACGCCACGGCCAATGGTACACCCTTTTTAGGTATTTGCGTTGGTATGCAGCTTATGGCTGAACGCGGGCGGGAACATGGTGTAACAGAAGGGTTTGGGTGGATTCCGGGGGAAATTACCCTCATGGAAGCCACTGGCCTGCGCCTTCCCCAAATGGGCTGGAACGAGCTGGAGCTTCATACACAACACCCTCTTACCCAAGGCTTGGGTAAGGCGCCGCATGGATACTTTGTGCATTCCTACGCACTCCAAAATACTGCGGCAGATGTTCTACTTGCCACCACAGATTATGGTGGCAACGTGCCTGCCATAGTGTGCAAGGGGAATGTTGCGGGTACACAGTTCCATGTTGAAAAAAGCCAGACAGTTGGCCTCAAGATTCTCGCCAATTTTCTGAGGTGGGATCCGAAAGCTCCCGTATAA
- the hisA gene encoding 1-(5-phosphoribosyl)-5-[(5-phosphoribosylamino)methylideneamino]imidazole-4-carboxamide isomerase: protein MTRNKRVQRILHLEEDDLQALCEAVDASILDGGGFGWLQPQGRQVLERYFKGLLLVPERMLFVIRHNGVIVGCAQLVRSARNNELQAMCVTLAHLFIAPYAQRQGLGTALLHEVENAARSMGFRIMNTEVPETQDGAIALFRKAGFLHWGTHPLYTRLGDTYLRGLYFTKSLDTDHLPLSSSFQQTRPETMTTAPSMHPLTLYPAIDLKDGACVRLRRGEMDDATVYSDNPGAQALAWEAAGFKWLHVVDLNGAFAGQSENADAVRSIVESTDIPVQLGGGLRDMKAIEAWLEAGISRVILGSVAVKNPTLVREACRAFPGRIVAGIDARSGRVATEGWAEVSDMQATELALRMQEAGVASIIFTEISRDGMLEGLDVEQTVTLANTVSIPIIASGGVGSIEHLIALREATQDAPGIEGVIVGRALYDGRVTPAEALKVLS from the coding sequence ATGACCCGGAACAAACGCGTTCAACGCATTCTGCACCTAGAAGAAGATGACCTTCAGGCCTTATGTGAAGCCGTAGATGCTTCCATTCTGGATGGTGGCGGCTTTGGCTGGCTTCAGCCACAAGGGCGGCAAGTGCTGGAGCGCTACTTCAAAGGCCTGCTGCTTGTGCCAGAACGTATGCTGTTTGTTATTCGGCATAACGGCGTGATTGTAGGATGTGCACAGCTTGTACGCAGCGCCCGTAATAATGAGCTGCAAGCCATGTGCGTTACTCTGGCACATTTGTTTATTGCGCCATACGCGCAGCGTCAGGGCCTCGGCACAGCCTTATTGCACGAAGTGGAAAATGCAGCCCGCAGCATGGGCTTTCGGATTATGAATACCGAAGTGCCTGAAACACAGGATGGCGCCATTGCCCTCTTCCGTAAGGCAGGTTTTCTGCATTGGGGCACACACCCCCTCTATACCCGTTTGGGCGACACTTACCTGCGCGGTCTGTACTTCACCAAATCATTAGATACAGACCATCTCCCCCTTTCCTCTTCCTTTCAGCAAACGCGGCCTGAAACCATGACAACAGCACCCTCCATGCACCCCCTTACCCTTTACCCAGCCATTGATCTCAAGGATGGAGCCTGCGTGCGCTTACGCCGTGGGGAAATGGATGATGCCACTGTGTATTCAGACAACCCCGGTGCGCAGGCTCTTGCATGGGAGGCCGCAGGCTTTAAATGGCTGCATGTTGTGGACCTGAACGGTGCCTTTGCTGGACAATCTGAAAACGCAGATGCCGTACGTTCCATTGTGGAATCAACAGATATTCCCGTCCAGCTTGGTGGTGGCCTGCGAGACATGAAGGCTATTGAAGCATGGTTGGAAGCCGGTATCAGCCGCGTTATTTTGGGCTCTGTTGCCGTAAAAAACCCCACCCTTGTGCGTGAAGCCTGCCGTGCTTTCCCAGGCCGCATTGTTGCGGGCATTGATGCCCGATCTGGCCGCGTTGCAACCGAAGGCTGGGCCGAAGTTTCTGACATGCAGGCAACTGAATTGGCCCTCCGTATGCAGGAAGCTGGCGTTGCATCCATCATCTTCACGGAAATCAGCCGTGATGGCATGCTGGAGGGACTGGATGTGGAACAGACCGTTACATTGGCCAATACGGTTTCCATTCCCATTATTGCCAGCGGTGGCGTTGGCAGCATTGAGCATCTGATTGCTCTGCGGGAAGCCACGCAGGACGCTCCGGGCATTGAAGGCGTGATTGTGGGCCGCGCGTTATATGATGGCCGCGTAACCCCAGCAGAAGCCCTGAAGGTATTAAGCTGA
- the hisF gene encoding imidazole glycerol phosphate synthase subunit HisF, producing the protein MLKLRVIPCLDVKNGRVVKGVNFVSLRDAGDPVEQAAVYDAAGADELTFLDITASHENRDTILEVVSKTAEKIFLPLTVGGGVRTTDDMRRLLLAGADKCAMNSAAVNRPELVNEAANKFGSQCVVVAIDARQTAPGKWEVFTHGGRTSTGRDAIDWCREVAERGAGEILLTSMDRDGTGTGFDLELLKAATQAVRLPIVASGGVGKLEHFVEGAKAGATGLLAASVFHFGQFTIPQVKAALSEAGLPVRPSPAPFAG; encoded by the coding sequence ATGCTGAAACTACGCGTTATTCCATGCCTGGATGTTAAAAACGGCAGAGTGGTCAAAGGCGTTAACTTCGTTTCCCTGCGCGATGCGGGAGACCCTGTTGAACAGGCCGCTGTTTACGATGCCGCCGGGGCTGATGAACTAACATTTCTGGATATCACCGCCAGCCATGAAAACCGTGATACGATTCTAGAAGTTGTTAGCAAAACAGCCGAAAAAATCTTTCTGCCCCTTACAGTCGGAGGGGGGGTGCGCACAACGGATGATATGCGCCGCCTTCTGCTGGCAGGCGCAGACAAATGCGCCATGAACTCCGCCGCGGTCAACCGTCCTGAACTGGTCAATGAAGCAGCCAACAAATTTGGTAGCCAATGCGTTGTTGTTGCCATAGATGCCCGCCAGACAGCACCGGGGAAATGGGAAGTATTTACCCACGGTGGCCGCACTTCTACCGGGCGAGATGCCATAGACTGGTGCCGTGAGGTTGCAGAACGTGGCGCTGGGGAAATCCTACTCACCTCCATGGATCGGGATGGTACAGGAACAGGCTTCGATCTGGAACTTCTTAAAGCTGCAACACAGGCCGTAAGGCTTCCCATTGTTGCATCTGGCGGTGTGGGTAAGCTGGAACACTTTGTAGAAGGCGCCAAAGCCGGAGCAACAGGCCTTCTGGCAGCAAGTGTTTTCCATTTTGGCCAGTTCACTATTCCCCAGGTTAAAGCCGCATTGTCAGAAGCAGGCTTGCCGGTTCGTCCTTCCCCCGCCCCTTTTGCAGGTTAA
- a CDS encoding phosphoribosyl-ATP diphosphatase, translating to MIKKAPSKTEAKTDTKSKKNKEVLSLPEISEADISVLNRLYDVVQSRKGTDPSVSHSARLLSRGTYKIAQKFGEEAVECLIEAVAGRKDLLIGESADVLYHLIVLWVDAGITPDQVWAELQRREGTSGIAEKAARSKTTKSVKE from the coding sequence ATGATAAAAAAAGCACCTTCTAAAACAGAAGCAAAAACAGACACAAAATCCAAAAAGAATAAAGAGGTTCTTTCTCTTCCAGAAATTTCAGAAGCAGATATTTCCGTTCTGAACCGCCTTTACGATGTTGTGCAAAGCCGCAAAGGCACAGATCCTTCTGTAAGCCACTCAGCCCGCCTGCTTTCCCGCGGCACTTACAAAATTGCCCAAAAGTTTGGGGAAGAGGCTGTAGAATGCCTGATTGAAGCCGTAGCTGGGCGTAAGGATCTGTTAATTGGTGAAAGTGCTGATGTACTCTACCATCTTATTGTTTTGTGGGTAGATGCTGGCATTACCCCAGATCAGGTTTGGGCAGAACTTCAGCGCCGTGAAGGCACAAGCGGTATTGCAGAAAAAGCTGCACGTTCCAAAACAACAAAATCTGTAAAGGAATAA
- a CDS encoding histidine triad nucleotide-binding protein, with translation MAVTGRGPYDPQNVFAKILRGEIPCKAIFENEWVLAFYDIAPKAPVHVLIIPKNPYVSFMDFSQTAPAEEIAGVMRATGQIALDLGLEENGYRLITNAGLHSGQEVPHFHIHLLGGKALPAFPA, from the coding sequence ATGGCTGTAACAGGTAGAGGGCCATATGACCCGCAAAATGTTTTTGCAAAAATCCTTCGCGGTGAAATCCCCTGCAAAGCTATTTTTGAGAACGAATGGGTTCTGGCATTTTATGATATCGCGCCCAAGGCACCTGTTCATGTTTTGATTATTCCCAAAAACCCTTATGTTTCCTTTATGGATTTCAGCCAAACAGCACCCGCAGAAGAAATTGCAGGTGTTATGCGTGCTACAGGCCAGATTGCGCTTGATCTTGGATTGGAAGAAAACGGCTATCGGTTGATTACGAATGCGGGCCTCCATAGTGGGCAGGAAGTGCCTCACTTCCACATACATCTTCTTGGTGGAAAAGCATTGCCAGCCTTTCCGGCCTGA
- a CDS encoding nitroreductase family protein — protein MTPMDMLLSRASTDHLQAPAPSEAQMAEVLATAMRAPDHGKLRPWRYVIVKDDARSLLAERIVTSMVRLDPDVPEFKKEKRLKRFSTIPMTLVLGMHLRPGHKIPLWEQEMTVAAGAMNILNALHALGFGAVWVSGDVVNDPVLAKELGFPAPHKLAGFLFIGTPDAPLPTPKRPNPAEFTATWQGQPVNFAADGKTP, from the coding sequence ATGACACCCATGGACATGCTTTTATCCCGTGCATCAACGGATCATCTTCAGGCTCCGGCACCATCTGAAGCGCAAATGGCCGAGGTTTTAGCTACCGCTATGCGGGCTCCAGATCACGGAAAGCTACGTCCATGGCGCTATGTTATTGTAAAAGATGATGCACGTTCGCTACTGGCTGAGCGTATTGTTACCAGTATGGTTCGACTTGACCCGGACGTACCCGAATTTAAAAAAGAAAAGCGCCTTAAAAGATTTTCCACAATTCCCATGACACTCGTTTTGGGCATGCACCTACGTCCAGGACATAAAATTCCTTTATGGGAACAGGAAATGACTGTAGCCGCAGGCGCCATGAACATCCTGAATGCATTGCATGCATTAGGATTTGGTGCTGTTTGGGTTTCTGGTGATGTTGTGAATGACCCTGTTCTTGCTAAAGAACTCGGCTTTCCTGCACCCCATAAATTAGCAGGTTTTTTGTTTATCGGCACGCCAGATGCACCGCTTCCCACACCCAAGCGCCCAAACCCGGCTGAGTTTACAGCTACATGGCAAGGTCAGCCGGTAAATTTTGCAGCTGATGGAAAAACACCATGA
- the ubiM gene encoding 5-demethoxyubiquinol-8 5-hydroxylase UbiM, which produces MTHITDAVVIGGGPVGLATALSLEKAGLSVTVLERSPLPVWEEPSFDGREIALTHYSMRILKECEAWDHIPQSVICPLREAHVETGRFRHPLTFDTNGRGEEALGWLVSNNHIRRALFAAASEKERIHLQPHTSVETVRQGQDYAAVHHSGGQIKARLVVGADGRFSPTRRRAGIGAIVHDFHKSMLVCRMAHESPHHNIALQWFDEGQTIALLPVNGMASSLVLTLPANEIQRLLATPRDEFNAEITQRVGARLGQMRLVSTRHAYPLKGVYAHRFVGRRLALVGDAAVGMHPITAHGFNLGLKGQETLAQCIGAAFNAQADAGNARALQQYERQHRRATALLFAGTNGIASLYTHDALPFKPIRQACIRLADRFTPFKQAVTTLLMDKKTTA; this is translated from the coding sequence ATGACACATATAACAGACGCCGTTGTTATTGGTGGTGGTCCGGTTGGGTTGGCAACAGCCCTTTCATTGGAAAAAGCCGGCCTTTCTGTAACCGTACTAGAACGTTCTCCACTCCCTGTATGGGAAGAACCTTCCTTTGATGGGCGGGAAATAGCCCTTACGCATTATTCTATGCGTATTCTTAAAGAATGCGAAGCATGGGATCATATCCCGCAAAGCGTTATCTGCCCCTTACGGGAAGCGCATGTGGAAACAGGACGTTTTCGCCATCCGCTTACATTTGATACAAATGGGCGTGGAGAAGAAGCTCTCGGCTGGCTCGTTTCCAACAACCACATTCGGCGTGCCCTCTTTGCCGCAGCAAGCGAGAAAGAACGTATTCACCTACAGCCACACACCAGCGTAGAAACAGTAAGGCAAGGCCAAGATTATGCCGCCGTCCATCACTCAGGCGGACAAATCAAGGCGCGCCTTGTCGTTGGAGCTGATGGTCGCTTTTCTCCTACGCGCAGGCGCGCAGGTATTGGCGCTATTGTGCATGATTTCCACAAATCCATGCTGGTTTGCCGCATGGCGCATGAATCTCCCCATCACAACATCGCCCTGCAATGGTTTGATGAAGGACAGACGATAGCTTTGCTGCCAGTGAATGGCATGGCGTCCTCTTTGGTTCTTACGCTTCCTGCAAACGAAATACAGCGCCTGCTCGCAACACCGCGCGATGAATTCAATGCGGAAATTACCCAACGTGTTGGGGCTAGATTAGGACAAATGCGCCTTGTCAGCACACGCCATGCTTATCCACTTAAGGGTGTATATGCGCATCGCTTTGTAGGTCGGCGTTTAGCTTTGGTTGGAGATGCCGCCGTGGGGATGCATCCCATCACAGCACACGGTTTCAACCTGGGGTTGAAGGGGCAAGAAACGCTGGCACAATGCATTGGCGCAGCCTTTAACGCTCAGGCAGATGCCGGGAATGCACGCGCCTTGCAGCAGTATGAACGGCAACATAGGCGTGCAACTGCTTTGCTATTTGCCGGCACGAATGGCATAGCCTCCCTTTACACGCATGATGCGTTGCCATTTAAACCCATTAGGCAAGCGTGTATCCGGCTGGCAGACAGGTTTACGCCCTTTAAACAGGCAGTCACTACGCTTCTGATGGATAAAAAAACAACGGCTTGA
- a CDS encoding DUF4186 domain-containing protein, with product MQQGELFPQEQRLPAVSDALWGRLARSSFRSRFHLNCQDMTYLTDKGLPVVAEHGRDFIARRLAPANPKKDGKQTPWKGHPVFVAQHATGTCCRSCLEKWHGFVKHQPLSPIQQTYVLAVIMGWLERELERENKKGSL from the coding sequence GTGCAGCAGGGTGAGCTTTTTCCGCAGGAGCAAAGGCTTCCTGCGGTATCAGACGCTTTGTGGGGGCGGCTTGCAAGGTCATCTTTTCGGAGTAGGTTTCACTTAAACTGTCAGGATATGACATATCTGACAGACAAAGGCTTGCCTGTGGTGGCTGAACATGGACGAGACTTTATTGCTCGGCGCCTTGCTCCGGCAAATCCGAAAAAAGATGGCAAACAAACTCCATGGAAGGGTCATCCTGTTTTTGTAGCGCAACATGCTACGGGCACGTGTTGTAGATCATGCTTGGAAAAATGGCATGGTTTCGTAAAACATCAGCCTCTTTCTCCAATACAGCAGACCTATGTGCTTGCTGTTATTATGGGGTGGCTGGAACGTGAATTAGAACGTGAAAATAAAAAAGGCAGCCTCTAA
- a CDS encoding phosphate-starvation-inducible PsiE family protein — MSSPDHNQISQDPFSREASRLRKSFFEMNLYEGFELLIMLVLTGLIMVITTIATWHLTKEVWYLVMSSQIDASNMPAFQEVFGNIFTVIIALEFKSSLRISLSHSRDVVRVRTIVLIALLAVSRKFIILDLHEVRPAEMLAFSAAVLALGVVYWLIREQDIRVATGKGELIAQAPVPPVKTDEQ; from the coding sequence ATGAGCAGTCCAGATCATAATCAGATATCACAAGATCCTTTTTCTCGTGAAGCATCGCGGTTGCGGAAAAGCTTTTTCGAGATGAATCTTTATGAAGGATTTGAACTTCTGATCATGCTGGTTCTTACTGGCCTGATCATGGTTATTACAACCATTGCAACATGGCACCTTACCAAGGAAGTTTGGTATCTGGTGATGTCATCACAAATAGATGCTTCAAACATGCCAGCTTTTCAGGAAGTGTTTGGCAATATTTTTACGGTGATTATTGCTCTGGAGTTTAAAAGTTCGCTGCGTATCAGTTTGTCGCATAGTCGGGATGTGGTGCGTGTACGTACAATTGTGCTCATTGCGCTTCTGGCTGTTTCTCGTAAGTTTATTATTCTGGATCTGCACGAAGTAAGGCCTGCTGAGATGCTGGCGTTTTCTGCGGCTGTTTTGGCCTTGGGTGTTGTTTACTGGTTGATCCGTGAACAAGATATTCGTGTTGCAACTGGTAAGGGGGAGCTCATTGCACAGGCACCTGTTCCCCCTGTAAAAACAGATGAGCAATAG
- a CDS encoding glutathione S-transferase gives MITVHHLDNSRSQRVLWLLEELELPYDIQFYKRDPKTMMAPKSLQAIHPLGKAPVITDTDGNVTLAESGAIIEYVINKYGHGRLAPACDTPEYIRFIYWLHYAEGSAMPPLLLKLIFGMLPKQAPLPFRPFAFLISKGAQVQFINPQLKLHMDYWEHSLSENEWFAGNNFTAADIQMSFPLEAAAARAGATDNRPHVRGFLHRIHNRPAYQRALYRGGIYTYAHNASESVP, from the coding sequence ATGATAACCGTGCATCATCTGGATAATTCCCGTTCACAACGGGTGCTGTGGCTGTTGGAAGAGCTGGAACTTCCCTACGATATCCAGTTTTACAAACGCGATCCTAAAACCATGATGGCCCCCAAATCCCTGCAAGCCATTCATCCATTGGGCAAGGCTCCGGTCATAACAGATACGGATGGGAACGTAACGCTGGCAGAAAGCGGAGCGATTATCGAATACGTTATCAATAAATACGGTCATGGCCGACTAGCACCGGCGTGTGACACACCCGAATATATCCGCTTCATATACTGGCTGCATTATGCGGAAGGGTCTGCCATGCCACCGCTCTTACTCAAATTGATATTCGGTATGCTGCCCAAACAGGCGCCTTTACCTTTCCGCCCGTTTGCTTTTCTGATTTCAAAAGGAGCGCAGGTACAGTTTATAAATCCGCAGCTCAAATTGCATATGGATTATTGGGAACATAGCCTGTCTGAAAATGAATGGTTTGCTGGGAATAACTTTACCGCAGCAGATATCCAGATGAGTTTTCCTCTGGAGGCGGCAGCCGCACGTGCTGGAGCAACAGACAATCGGCCTCATGTAAGAGGCTTCTTGCATCGTATTCATAACCGTCCGGCTTATCAGCGCGCCCTATATCGTGGCGGCATATACACTTACGCTCATAATGCCAGCGAGTCTGTGCCCTGA
- a CDS encoding ParB/RepB/Spo0J family partition protein: MSGQSSRKSSARPKLGRGLAALLGDVASVDDPASSANKSASKAAPTASSLPIEVLAPGPFQPRQDMEPEALQELAESIRERGILQPILVRPDPHKTGHYQIIAGERRWRAAQLAQCHDVPVHVRNLSEADAMAAALVENLQRADLNPVEEAEGFSRLMEEYSLTQDELAKAIGKSRPHVANTLRLLRLPDVLRQELKKGTLSAGHARALLAHPDPIQAAAEVISKGLSVRQTEALVQKALEQAKNTKVETKEPKVMKDPEISALERDLGTRLGLKVHVHFDGRKGGSLQIHYKSLDQLDAVLAMLKT, translated from the coding sequence ATGAGTGGTCAATCATCACGTAAATCTTCCGCTCGTCCTAAGCTTGGGCGTGGATTGGCTGCGTTGCTGGGTGATGTCGCTTCTGTAGATGACCCTGCATCTTCTGCTAATAAATCCGCCAGTAAGGCTGCGCCTACAGCAAGCTCATTACCGATTGAGGTTCTGGCGCCAGGGCCTTTTCAGCCACGTCAGGATATGGAGCCAGAAGCATTACAGGAACTGGCTGAATCTATCCGGGAGCGGGGTATTCTCCAGCCTATTCTGGTGCGGCCAGACCCTCATAAAACGGGCCATTATCAGATTATTGCGGGGGAACGTCGCTGGCGTGCTGCACAGTTGGCGCAGTGCCATGATGTGCCTGTGCATGTCAGGAATCTCTCAGAAGCAGATGCTATGGCAGCTGCTCTGGTTGAAAATCTCCAGCGAGCAGATCTGAACCCGGTTGAAGAAGCTGAAGGTTTTAGCCGACTGATGGAAGAATATAGCCTGACCCAGGATGAACTGGCAAAAGCTATAGGCAAATCTCGCCCCCATGTTGCCAATACGCTGCGTTTGTTGCGTTTGCCTGATGTGCTGCGGCAGGAGCTTAAAAAGGGCACCCTTTCTGCTGGGCATGCGCGTGCGTTGCTAGCGCATCCAGACCCCATACAGGCCGCAGCAGAGGTTATTTCCAAAGGGTTATCTGTACGGCAAACAGAGGCTTTGGTTCAGAAAGCCCTTGAGCAGGCAAAAAATACAAAAGTTGAAACCAAAGAACCTAAAGTGATGAAAGATCCCGAAATTTCTGCCTTAGAGCGGGATTTGGGCACGCGCTTAGGGCTTAAGGTGCACGTTCATTTTGATGGACGCAAAGGTGGCTCTTTGCAAATTCATTACAAAAGCCTGGATCAGCTGGATGCTGTGCTGGCTATGTTAAAAACCTGA